The Corallococcus soli genome includes a window with the following:
- a CDS encoding pilin, translating into MPSMSSDVPAASKKSVLPGVALGVSIASLCLICLWPVGLVLSIVAMVKTGKPGQQGRGLAIAALIISVASIFFSGIMAAIAIPNFIKFQARSKQAECKVNLKYLYTSAMTRLAEDQPLGSLTELGFVPEPGNRYAYVLSLPDSFVPVSARFTALDPSEIQTALDNAGVEPGVEGECPECTLTAACVGNVDNDDTLDVWSISTAERTDAEGKAIAPGEAYLHVNDVKE; encoded by the coding sequence ATGCCCTCGATGTCATCCGATGTTCCCGCCGCTTCGAAGAAGTCCGTGCTGCCCGGGGTCGCCCTGGGCGTCTCCATCGCCAGCCTGTGCCTCATCTGTCTGTGGCCGGTGGGGCTGGTGCTGTCCATCGTCGCGATGGTGAAGACGGGCAAGCCGGGGCAGCAAGGCAGGGGGCTCGCCATCGCGGCGCTGATCATCTCCGTGGCCAGCATCTTCTTCAGCGGCATCATGGCCGCCATCGCCATTCCCAACTTCATCAAGTTCCAGGCGCGCTCGAAGCAGGCCGAGTGCAAGGTGAACCTCAAGTACCTCTACACCTCCGCGATGACGCGGCTCGCGGAAGACCAGCCCCTGGGGTCCCTCACGGAGCTGGGCTTCGTGCCGGAGCCTGGCAACCGCTATGCCTACGTGCTGAGCCTCCCGGACTCCTTCGTTCCCGTGAGCGCGCGCTTCACCGCGCTCGACCCGTCCGAAATCCAGACGGCCCTGGACAACGCCGGCGTGGAGCCGGGCGTGGAGGGCGAATGCCCCGAATGCACCCTGACGGCCGCGTGCGTGGGCAACGTGGACAACGACGACACGCTGGATGTGTGGAGCATCTCCACCGCGGAGCGCACCGACGCGGAGGGCAAGGCCATCGCCCCCGGCGAGGCGTATCTCCACGTGAATGACGTCAAGGAGTAG
- a CDS encoding arylsulfatase: MAKKTRFPRRVDRNVYPRPEYRFPKTRIGLTYKDSRADFPPLQGAPEKAPNILLVLLDDVGYGWSSAFGGLVEMPVAERLARGGLKYCQFHTTALCSPTRAALLTGRNHHSVSSGNIGEVATGFPGYTGIIPKSCCTIAEVLRENGYATGWFGKNHNVPDNQTSPAGPFDNWPTQRGFDYFYGFIGGETDQFYPSLYRGTTPVEASRTPEEGYQLTRDLADDCIQWMTQQKSIAPGRPFFTYFSPGAAHAPHQPPLDWRGRHKGKFDMGWDEYRRQVWQRQLDLGVIPPGTQLTERPAEIPAWDEATPEQQRFYVRLMENYADFLSHADHEVGRVLETLHDLGEEDNTLVMYIIGDNGSSAEGSLTGTLNEMAVLGGDVPNLEDILPRIEEIGLPGTSPHYPVGWAWAGDTPFQWTKQVASHFGGTRNPMIVSWPREVEDKGGVRFQFHHVIDILPTVLEVIGISEPTVLGGVPQKPIEGTSLAYTFDAKHADAPGHRTTQYFEMFANRALYHDGWMASCRHGRLPWVNMGSADFNDDRWELYDLREDFSQAKDLAAKHPEKLRELQDLFMVEAAKYNVLPLDDRFVERADVSLRPSWFYGRQRVTFYEGMTYLPEGSAPKTHNVSYTLTAVVDIPEGGAEGVIICLGGDVGGWTLYVKDQRLVYHYNFFDMVRSEAVSSEEVPSGRVELSVVFTNESTTLGGPANVQLFINGRGVGEVHLGRQTRARFSTECMDVGMDNRAPVSPKYRDRMPFKFTGRIEHVTFEFDLENANRELTPAERLEQHVRLD, translated from the coding sequence ATGGCGAAGAAGACGCGCTTTCCTCGCAGGGTGGACCGCAATGTCTACCCCCGTCCCGAATACCGCTTTCCCAAGACCCGTATCGGGCTCACCTACAAGGACTCCCGGGCGGACTTCCCACCGTTGCAGGGCGCACCAGAGAAGGCACCCAACATCCTGCTCGTGCTCCTGGATGACGTGGGCTACGGCTGGTCCAGCGCGTTCGGGGGGCTGGTGGAGATGCCGGTGGCGGAGCGGTTGGCGCGGGGCGGCCTGAAGTACTGCCAGTTCCACACCACGGCCCTGTGTTCACCCACCCGCGCCGCGCTGCTCACCGGCCGCAACCACCACAGCGTGTCGTCCGGCAACATCGGGGAGGTGGCCACCGGCTTCCCCGGCTACACCGGCATCATCCCGAAGAGCTGCTGCACCATCGCGGAGGTCCTGCGGGAGAACGGCTACGCCACCGGCTGGTTTGGAAAGAACCACAACGTCCCCGACAACCAGACGAGCCCCGCCGGCCCCTTCGACAACTGGCCCACCCAGCGCGGCTTCGACTACTTCTATGGCTTCATCGGAGGGGAGACGGACCAGTTCTATCCATCGCTCTACCGGGGCACGACGCCCGTGGAGGCCAGCCGCACGCCGGAGGAGGGCTATCAGCTCACGCGCGACCTGGCGGATGACTGCATCCAGTGGATGACGCAGCAGAAGTCCATCGCGCCCGGCCGCCCCTTCTTCACCTACTTCTCCCCCGGCGCCGCGCACGCGCCGCACCAGCCGCCGCTCGACTGGCGTGGCCGGCACAAGGGGAAGTTCGACATGGGGTGGGACGAGTACCGCCGCCAGGTGTGGCAGCGGCAGTTGGACCTGGGCGTCATTCCTCCGGGCACGCAGCTCACCGAGCGCCCCGCGGAGATCCCCGCCTGGGACGAGGCCACCCCCGAGCAGCAGCGCTTCTACGTCCGCCTGATGGAGAACTACGCCGACTTCCTCTCCCACGCCGACCACGAGGTGGGCCGCGTCCTGGAGACGCTCCACGACCTGGGCGAGGAGGACAACACGCTCGTCATGTACATCATTGGAGACAACGGCTCGAGCGCCGAGGGCTCGCTCACGGGCACCCTCAACGAGATGGCCGTGCTGGGCGGCGATGTCCCGAACCTGGAGGACATCCTGCCGCGCATCGAGGAGATCGGTCTGCCGGGCACTTCACCGCACTACCCCGTCGGCTGGGCCTGGGCCGGAGACACGCCCTTCCAGTGGACCAAGCAGGTGGCGTCCCACTTCGGCGGCACGCGCAACCCGATGATCGTCTCCTGGCCCCGCGAGGTGGAGGACAAGGGCGGCGTGCGCTTCCAGTTCCACCACGTCATCGACATCCTGCCCACGGTGCTGGAGGTGATTGGCATCAGCGAGCCCACGGTGCTGGGCGGGGTGCCGCAGAAGCCCATCGAAGGCACGAGCCTCGCCTACACCTTCGACGCGAAGCACGCGGACGCGCCTGGGCACCGCACCACGCAGTACTTCGAGATGTTCGCCAACCGGGCCCTGTACCACGACGGTTGGATGGCCTCCTGCCGACACGGGCGGCTGCCGTGGGTGAACATGGGCAGCGCGGATTTCAACGATGACCGTTGGGAGCTGTATGACCTCCGCGAGGACTTCAGTCAGGCGAAGGACCTGGCCGCGAAGCACCCGGAGAAGCTGCGCGAGCTGCAGGACCTCTTCATGGTGGAGGCCGCGAAGTACAACGTGCTCCCGCTGGACGACCGCTTCGTGGAGCGCGCGGATGTGTCCCTGCGCCCCAGCTGGTTCTACGGCCGCCAGCGGGTGACGTTCTACGAGGGCATGACGTACCTGCCGGAGGGCAGCGCACCCAAGACACACAACGTCAGCTACACCCTCACGGCGGTGGTGGACATCCCGGAGGGCGGCGCGGAGGGCGTCATCATCTGCCTGGGCGGGGACGTGGGCGGCTGGACGCTGTACGTGAAGGACCAGCGGCTCGTGTACCACTACAACTTCTTCGACATGGTCCGCTCGGAGGCGGTGTCGTCGGAGGAGGTGCCGTCGGGACGCGTGGAGCTGTCGGTGGTGTTCACCAACGAGTCCACCACCCTGGGCGGCCCCGCCAACGTGCAGCTGTTCATCAATGGCCGGGGCGTGGGCGAGGTGCACCTGGGAAGACAGACGCGCGCCCGCTTCAGCACGGAGTGCATGGACGTGGGCATGGACAACCGCGCGCCGGTCAGCCCGAAGTACCGCGACCGGATGCCCTTCAAGTTCACCGGCCGCATCGAACACGTCACCTTCGAGTTCGACCTGGAGAACGCCAACCGCGAGCTGACCCCGGCCGAACGCCTGGAGCAACACGTGCGGCTGGATTGA
- a CDS encoding arylsulfatase: MAKKQAKKQPNILVIFGDDIGWFNPSCYHQGAMGYRTPNIDRIAKEGARFTDWYGQQSCTAGRAAFITGQSPIRTGLTKVGLPGAKLGLQPEDPTIADLLKPLGYVTGQFGKNHLGDRDEFLPTVHGFDEFFGNLYHLNAEEEPENVDYPKAPAFRKKFGPRGVLHCWANPDDTQRIEDTGPLTKKRMETVDEEFLGATLDFMDKAKAEEKPFFIWFNSTRMHVFTHLKKESQGVTGLGLYPDGMVEHDGHVGTLLDKLDALGITDDTIVVYSTDNGAEVMSWPDGGSTPFRGEKDTNWEGGWRVPCVIRWPGVVEPGTVSNEMVSHTDLLPTLLAAAGEPDIAGKLMKGHTAGKKTFNVHIDGYNLLPFLKGEVEENPRRGFFYWSDDGDLMALRIDAWKIVFMEQRAHGLSVWREKLAELRIPKLFNLRSDPFERADTNASMYYDQWFAERGFALVPAQAVVGEFLKTFERFPPRQRPASFSIDQALERAREKQATLAVAAPPEEEQAAVEEQPAVH; encoded by the coding sequence ATGGCGAAGAAACAGGCGAAGAAGCAACCGAACATCCTGGTCATCTTTGGTGATGACATCGGCTGGTTCAATCCCAGCTGCTACCACCAGGGCGCCATGGGGTACCGCACCCCGAACATCGACCGCATCGCGAAGGAGGGCGCGCGCTTCACCGACTGGTATGGACAGCAGAGCTGCACGGCGGGCCGCGCCGCCTTCATCACCGGCCAGTCGCCCATCCGCACCGGCCTCACCAAGGTGGGGCTGCCCGGCGCGAAGCTGGGCCTCCAGCCCGAGGATCCAACCATCGCGGACCTGCTCAAGCCCCTGGGCTACGTCACAGGCCAGTTCGGCAAGAACCACCTGGGCGACCGCGACGAGTTCCTGCCCACGGTGCACGGCTTCGACGAGTTCTTCGGCAATCTCTACCACCTCAACGCGGAGGAGGAGCCGGAGAACGTGGACTACCCCAAGGCCCCCGCGTTCCGGAAGAAGTTCGGCCCGCGCGGTGTGTTGCATTGCTGGGCCAACCCGGACGACACGCAGCGCATCGAGGACACCGGCCCGCTGACGAAGAAGCGCATGGAGACGGTGGATGAGGAGTTCCTGGGCGCGACCCTGGACTTCATGGACAAGGCGAAGGCGGAGGAGAAGCCCTTCTTCATCTGGTTCAACTCCACCCGCATGCATGTCTTCACGCACCTGAAGAAGGAGTCGCAGGGCGTCACGGGTCTGGGGTTGTACCCCGACGGCATGGTGGAGCACGACGGCCACGTGGGCACGCTGCTCGACAAGCTGGACGCGCTGGGCATCACCGACGACACCATCGTGGTGTATTCGACGGACAACGGCGCGGAGGTGATGAGCTGGCCGGATGGCGGCAGCACGCCCTTTCGCGGAGAGAAGGACACCAACTGGGAGGGTGGCTGGCGCGTGCCCTGCGTCATCCGCTGGCCCGGCGTCGTCGAGCCGGGGACCGTCTCCAACGAGATGGTGTCCCACACCGACCTGCTGCCCACGCTGCTCGCGGCGGCCGGAGAGCCCGACATCGCTGGCAAGCTCATGAAGGGCCACACCGCCGGGAAGAAGACCTTCAACGTCCACATCGACGGCTACAACCTCCTGCCCTTCCTCAAGGGGGAGGTGGAGGAGAACCCGCGCCGTGGCTTCTTCTACTGGAGCGACGACGGTGACCTCATGGCGTTGCGCATCGACGCATGGAAGATCGTCTTCATGGAGCAGCGCGCCCATGGCCTGAGTGTGTGGAGGGAGAAGCTGGCGGAGCTGCGCATCCCGAAGCTCTTCAACCTCCGGAGTGATCCGTTTGAACGGGCGGATACGAATGCATCCATGTATTACGACCAGTGGTTCGCGGAGCGAGGCTTCGCCCTGGTGCCAGCCCAGGCTGTCGTCGGCGAGTTCCTGAAGACCTTCGAGCGGTTCCCTCCCCGTCAGCGGCCCGCGAGCTTCAGCATCGACCAGGCCCTGGAGCGGGCCCGCGAGAAGCAAGCGACGCTCGCCGTCGCGGCCCCCCCCGAAGAGGAGCAGGCCGCGGTCGAGGAGCAGCCCGCCGTCCACTGA